A region from the Antennarius striatus isolate MH-2024 chromosome 22, ASM4005453v1, whole genome shotgun sequence genome encodes:
- the adm2a gene encoding protein ADM2a, whose amino-acid sequence MRSLLPLTVYCISLVSLQQLLALPAEERPDRNRLDFFNRRPNQKEDETSSSAIKTDIVRFLASSQSPKWLPGFLRPRPASRVRRHLPSLTWARPTAASEMTRRALRARRHAHVGSRGHHYPQHAQLMRVGCVLGTCQVQNLSHRLYQLIGQSGREDSSPINPRSPHSYG is encoded by the exons ATGCGGTCCCTTCTCCCGCTTACGGTGTATTGCATCAGCCTGGTTtccctccagcagctcctggctCTGCCGGCAGAGGAGCGTCCCGACAGGAACAG gtTGGACTTTTTCAACAGGCGTCCCAACCAGAAGgaagatgaaacgtcttcatcGGCAATCAAGACTGACATTGTCCGGTTCTTAGCGTCCAGCCAGTCTCCAAAGTGGCTTCCTGGTTTCCTGAGACCCCGACCGGCTTCAAGAGTGAGAAGACACTTACCGAGTCTGACTTGGGCACGCCCCACCGCTGCGTCGGAGATGACGAGGAGGGCACTGAGAGCTCGTCGCCATGCTCACGTGGGGTCGCGTGGCCACCACTACCCCCAGCATGCCCAGCTGATGAGAGTGGGCTGCGTACTGGGAACATGCCAAGTGCAGAACCTCAGTCATCGACTCTATCAGCTCATCGGTCAAAGTGGCCGAGAAGATTCGTCCCCCATCAATCCCAGAAGTCCCCATAGTTACGGATGA